Below is a genomic region from Zea mays cultivar B73 chromosome 9, Zm-B73-REFERENCE-NAM-5.0, whole genome shotgun sequence.
ACGGGTCTCAAGAGCACCAAATCAAGTGTTGAGGTGATATTTCATTGCCTGTGTAATTTCTCTCTATCTGTACCATGTTTATAGTGAATCCATCTACATTTTGCCTTGTATTTTTGGGGAAATGACCCTGTCATTATTGAATTTATTACTTGCATTGCATACTTACTTTAAAAAAAGAAATGTTGCCAATATTGTGCATAACATGTGTATTATGCAGGTACTGTTGAGAACTAAATGCTAAACATAACATGTGTATTATGCAGGTATTGTCGAGAACCAAATGCTAAACCTCTATGGGCCTTATCTTTCGGGTGCCCGTCAGATGCTGATATCCCATCATGTAGCTACTGTAGAGGTCCATTATGCTATGAATTTCAGGTTGGTCAAATTTCTAGTTTATGACCACAGTCCATCTTTCATTTTAGTAGTTGGTACCTCCATTCAAAAACATAGGCAGTTTTAGTTTTGCCTTTCAAACTTCTCTAACTTTAACCAAATTTATAGAAAATTATATTAACATCTACTATACCAAATAAATAATGGCCATTCAAGAACGAATCAAGTTCGGAACATGATATATGTGTTGGGCTAGGGGTAGCACCAATTAAAGAAAAGCTTGTCCAAcaccggttgagatggtttgCATATGTCCAACATAGACCTATAGAGACACTAGTGCATAGTGTTTTAAGGTGTGATAGCAATGGGAAGAGAGGCAAGGGAAGACTAAAGTTGACATGGAAAGAGGCAGTAAAAGGAGACCTAAAAGAATGAAATATACCCAAAGGTTTACCCTTGAATAGGAGTGTCTGGAAAACAACTACCATGTGCCTGAGCCTTGAGTTGTGGTTTATGTTgagtttcaactctagcctatcccaacttgcttgggacttagAGCCTTTATTGTTGCATAATGATATCAGGGTAGCGTGGGCACTGAGAAGATTGTTGATTTAGGGATAGAGTGAGGGCGTAGGCAAGAGGCTTATTGGATTCGGGGTACCACTATGGCTACTAGCACATGGGTGACCTACAAAGGTTCGGGCCgctgatgcgtaataccctacgttctCTTTGTGTTCGTTGGATTGATTGAATGCGGAGGCGAAGAAGGATACACACTTAAATATCAACTGAGCCAGATGATTGTCTAGTTCTCTCTTTCATTTTGATTATGGTGAGAGTTCTAGTTCTCATAGCCTCTAGAGCCTTTTTTATGTTGctctcctcccttttatagcacaAGGGAGGGGAGAGTTACACGGTTGTCGAACAATGGGCCCTGTGCAACATAGGTTCAACTACTCCTATATTATTGTAGTCATGGAGCCATACGCAGTGGATGCCTTTGGCGTGCCACAGTGTCGAGCATACCTTGCTGCACTGGCAAATATGTCTCGTTGTAGTGGCATGTACTGGAGTCCACGTTGTTGAGTACGTCGTAGTTGGCAAACATTATAGTTGTTTGTACTTTATAGTGCTCGTAGGCACGCCAACATGTTCAGGCGTGTCTATAAGGACGGCGACACACCCCCCACAATGCCTCGGGTACACTAGCGGTCTTGTCATGGCGACAATGCGCTTCCTTGATTGTAATGTCGTCCATCGGCCATCGCATTTAATGTGATAGACAAAAGCCTTATCTTGACCCTCTTGCTCTACGTGGCCATCCCGAGTAGAAGTGGACGTGGCATCGGGGCTGTATCATGCATGACCATTCTGCCTTGGAGGTGCCTTGAGGGATATCTAGGAGATCTAGCTTTAGGTTCTAGCGTGTGGGGGCTCTCGGACTTGGCCAAGCAGGGGGCTTGGTCCCCAACTTACAGGGGCCTTAGAGATCGAAAAGGCCTCAGAATCTTGCCCCTCAGCCTGGAAGGCCTTGGAGATCAAGAGGGCATGTGACCCGGTCCCGTGGCCTAGGGGCGTCGTAGGCTGGGAGAGCCCTAGGGGCGAGGATAGCCCTAGGATCTTATCCCTTGTCCTAAGGGCCCCGAACTTAACCGGAGATGGGCATGGCCTCCCAGCGTGCGAGGCGAGGAGTACAAGGCTGGTGTCAGATAGGCCCACTTCagggttccttttgcttctgcttTTGGGATCTTCGGAAGGCGTATTGCCAGTATCCGGAGGTTTGACTTTCTTCGGGCGCTGTCATATACCAAATAAATACACCATCAAGACATTAACAATATATTTAATGAAAGTACTTTTATGCTAACATTAGTAGATATCTTCATTTTTCTATAAGCTTAGTCAAAGTTTTACTTAGGACTAAATTAAAACGACCTCGATTTTGGAACGAAGTATATCCACTAGAAGGATCAAGACTCCAATTTTTTCATACATATACTAATCCAGTAGTAAAAATTTTAAAGTTTAGGAGCCAAAGGTTTTACTTACATATATGTTATGTTTTCCAGGTAATGCCACAATTGCTTTATTTCTTTGGTGTTGGAAATCAACCAGACTCGCTTGATTGGGCAACAATTGTTGTCTACACATGTCAAGGGTCATGTGACCAAACTGTTAGCTACAAAGAGGAATTTGCTTGGGTTCAGTTGTACCCTACAACAACCACGAGGCGGTAATAATGTTTACCTATTCCTCGGAGTAACTACTGTCCAATTCTGCAGGTTTGCAACTTCACCTGTTTTACTGTTGCAAACTAATAGTCACCTTTTGTTTATTCTAAGTAATCAGGTCTGTTTACAGGCTTAACTCATGTGATCAGCTTGTAAGAAAAATAATGAAACATCAATAAATTTTCCATTGTTTTTAGGTGTAAAAAGATTTGCAGAAAGTCAGAAAAACAATTCAGTAAATACACCCACTGGTAGAATTGGAGATTGGGATGCTCAGGGCAGTGAGTACTGAGAGCTTCTCGAGTCCCATTGTtgcacctatgccttgacaattaTGGGTAACCATACTAGCAGAGAATAGTTGCGAGTGTAGATACTGTAAGTTTTTGTGTACATTTCAGGTGCCTGATTTTTTGTTGTTGTTCGGGCAATAGgcaattttattattgtttgaCTATAGAAAAAAATTGTGAATTGTCAGTTGTCCCGGTGcagtggtgagagctgtctcactgaGTCACTAGGTCGCGGGTTCAAAGCAGTCTCTTCACATTTGTGGGGGGAGACTTGTCTCGGTTTATTGCTTCCCCAAACTCCACCCGTATGAAAGCCTCTGGCAGTGGGTCTGCCCTTTTCTTGTGAGCTTTCCTTTTAATTGTACTATTTGGTTGTATAAGATTGTTGCCTGCCCAAATTTCAGGCACATGAAATATAACAATTCTCAACCATGTTCGTCTGTGTGAAGTGGCTTGTAGCTTTAGGGGAAGAATTAAGTTAAAACAGAATATTGCACTTTAAGTTCTTATATATATCTAAGAGTTCATGACTCCTCTGTCCAtcaaatgtgttgacctaggcaATATTATGGCTTCTAATTAGTGTTGAGTTGGTGGGTTTTATCTGTAGTGTTAGTGAATTGTGCTGCATCAAGTGGAATTGCGAATGAGGTAAAAGGGAACCGTGAAATGTGAAACACCCAAGATTAATCACCTAGTACATTACAAGAGAATCCCAAAACCAAACTCTAGCTTTTTCAATCCTAGATGGGCCAGTCTGTGATTAAGTTGCTTTAGGTGATTGGGGTCACACATTGTTTCTTCTTTATGGAACTATTGTCATTTGACCCTTTCATGCCCAGTTTATAGTTTGGTTGTCCCTAGGCTGGGAGAAATCTTGGGTAGGCTGTTCAATCCTCATCTAGATCAAAATACAAATGTAGTATAAACCTCTGGCCATGTTGACCTGCATTGCATCATATGACCAAAGATGAAACCTTGATATTAAACCTCTAGCCATGTTGACTTGCATTACCAAATAGCCTTCACTAACTTCTGTTATGCTTTCTTGTATGTCTAGGGAATTGACAGGAATCATAGGCAAGTGCATACCTCCTTTGGGTACTGGAATTTTGAGATAGGATGTGGCTTCAATGTTTCCAGGTCTATTGGTCGTGCAGGGAGTTTTAAGCATCTTCCGACCGTGGCCCAATGCTTGGTGCTCGTTACAGTGCCTTTGATCCATTTAGGCACTATCCTTGGGCCCACGAATACGTGATGGCAAATAGTTGCATACTTCCATTTTTGTGGTGGGCCACCATTTTCGGTTTAATTGTCATCATCACATCATTAAAAAGCTTTGTTGTTTTTTGTTATCTAAAAGGATCATTGGTCTCAGAAGGTGCTCGCATTCATGTAAACATTTCCTTCATCGGCTAAAGTTTTGATGTTGGTTTTGATTTTAAATGGAACATTATTATGTTAATATTCCAGTGGTGTTTTCACCCCCACGAGCGCGCTCCTGGTACTTTTACGCGTGGAGTATCAGTTGCCAATATCTATCCGTGTGCAGTTTTGTTGCATCGACAACGCTGCCATTTGCATCTAACGCCGTGCTTGTTCGATTGAGTTGCTCACGTCTTCAGTCTTCCTTTGGTGGATAACTGGGTAGGCGGTGGTGCCGGTTTCTCTTGCACCATCCAGCCGGGTGCCCGGACTTAAGGATAAAAAATGAGACAGCTGGAAGAAGACGCGGAACCGCCgccccgagcggccgagccgttgTCTCTTCTGAGTTGCCGGCAGCCCAAAAAAAAAAGGCAAACAAAAAGGAAGGCGCTACGTGCTCATGCCTGACGGCTGATTCGAGCAGGAGGCGTCGTGGCGAGGATTAGGCGCCCCTGCTGCTGCTCGTTGTGCTTTGGGGTCGCACTGATGCGGCGCACGCGAGTAGGCACACCTGGCGGGCAAGGGTGGCACGGAAAGCATCAAAATCAGCGGGAAAGATCTCTCTCAAGCCTCAGCTCGGAAATCTCGGGTCCACTGGCTGTACAGATCTTTTTTTTAGTTTTCTGCTGTCGTCATGTACCAGCGCCGCGGTTTGGTCCGGCAAGTGGCCGGCCGGAGTAAACAAACCGCGATAAAGAAATGGAGATCTGCCCTGGCCGCTTGGGTACGTGGTACGTGCAAGTTTCTGGGCGGCACTGGCGCCTCGTTGACGGCGACCGCCGGTAGGAGGTACTTTTTTTTGTTGCAAGGAGGCACTTCATCTCTACTACACCTTAAGAGTGGTACGAGGGCGTCCACAGCATCGCCATGCCCCCGTCGCCCCACCCCCGCGCGCGTCTTCCTCCGGCATGCGCCAGCCCCCCCGAGCTCGCCCGCGCACCAATCTCGCCGTCGGGTATCCCGCCCGCGAGCCCGCGCACCAAGCTCCTTCCCCGCGACAAGCTCCCTCCCCCGCGACGCGTCTTCCTCCTCGCCCTAGATCGCCGCCCCAGCTCTCTCCTCACCCCGCAATCCCCGCCGCCCATGCTCCGCTCTCTACTCGCCCCAGATCGTCGCCCCTGTTCGCGTGGATTGGGTACCGGTCCCAACTATCTCCATGGATTGCGCGTCCGCGACAACCCAATCTCCTCCCGGTCTCCATGGAAGGCGCGTCCTCCCCCCGTGATTCTCGATTCCCCGCGTCCGCGCCCCAGATCCACTCTCCTCTCTCCCACAATCCCCACGGACTCTGCCCCGTATCACCACCCCGGCTCCTTAGAACGTGATCCACTCTCCTCTCTCCTGCAATCCCCGCTACCTCAACCCAGATCGCCGCCCTCGCTCTCGATCCTCGCCCACGCTCTCCATGGAAGGCGAGGCCGCGATGCTCGCGTGGATCTATGTAGAGGCTGCGACGCTCTCCCAGGAAGACTACTGCCAGTGCTCCGTGCTCCATGCGCCGCGCTGGAACGCCACCGTGCGGTCCATGTCCTCGTAGTATCGCCCAGACTCGCCCATGTAGTCCCACCTGCATCCACCGACCACCAAGCACACTCTCACTGCAGACCAGAGAGGATTGCCACGAATAGGTGTGTGCAGTTCTACTCTACCCCTGCATCGAGCCGGTGTGCGTCCACCAGAGGCCGGAGTTGAAGGAGAGCACGTCGGCGTCGCGCCATGACTCGGCGTTCTCGTAGATGTCGTCCAGCATCAGCACCTGCTTCCCCTGGACCACGTCGATGTCCACCAGGTACGGCGCGCGGTAGAAGGATACCGTCACCTGGTACTCCTGGTCGATCAACCAACGTATTTAGATTAGATTAGATTAGGCCCAATCTCTTCGGCCAAGCAGCCTAGCTGGTACATGTGTTTACATGACATACCAGGAACTTGTACGTGTACAAAGGGTCCACGGAGACGAGCTGCGTCGGCGACTGCAGCGCGGCGGCGTGCAGCAGGCAGACGAGCGACTCCCACTGGTTGCGCCCCAGCGAGTCGCCCACGAACATCACCGTCTTCCCCTTCATCCGTGTCAGGAAGACCGTGGCACAACGCCTGATGTCACGTTGTCCCAGCGGCGCCGCGGCCGGCGTCACGCCACGCGGATGGTCACCCACGCCACGTCCCTAGACCGGTGTGGTACGCCGGCGCCCACAGCGTCGATGAGGAGGAGGTCGGAGCAGCAGTAGCTGTCATGGGCAGTGCCGCAGATGTGGAGCAGTCGAATGAGAGGCTAGACGGGCTGGAGCACCACAGCAGGCTGGTGTCGCTGTTGGCCGGTAGCCGCTCCTCCCCCACCGGCACCGAGAGGGACTTGTGACCCAAGGATCTGTTCCCGGGGGATGTGGTGTTTGCGCTCGTCGATGATCTCAGGCTCAACCACTCCAAGGACCCATAGGCCATGGGGTTATGCAATCCAAAGGTCTCCATCGCCAATTTCATTTTGTAGACAAATAAGTTAGCTCTTCTGATGGCATACCATTTATAGATTGCCAACGATCTGAAGGCATATATGAAGGCTTGTTATCTCTTCTGTGTTTAATTGATCAGTGACTTTGATTTGGACCTGGTTATCAGCTTGTTATTTCTATCTGAATTTTCTCGCTTTATTTGTACTACACTCGTGCTAATTATGTGAGAATGATTTGTGTCACTATGGTGTTCATCTGTTATTTTATACTATTATATGTATTCATCTGTCATGTTGTTGAACTCCTGTTATCAATTGCAGAAGGAAATTCCTGCTTGAGCCAATTACAGAAGGCCCTGATATTTGTCAAATTGATGGTTGTAGTGTTAAATTGGAATACAAGAGGAGGCAAGTCAAATATGGTTTGTGTGACAGCACGTTACTAACTTACTCTACTATATCTGCATGAGAAAGGATGAACCCTGTTTGCATGTATACTAATTAATCTACGGATTCATTAATGTGTGAATAAGATTTTATTTAATTATGACAGCAAACGTGACATGCCATTACAATTTCGTTTATGCAAAAAAGTAAGTTGCTTATAGTTTAGCCTTTGGTTTCAATTTGCACTTTATAGAATTATACTGGCAGAGCTCCTGACGGAGCACCTGACGGAGCTCGCCACAGGTACCAAACGGCGCAGCAGCAGTTGATGTGCAACCCGAGTGTACTGCCGCTCGAGGAGGCCAGTAAGTGCCAACAACATGAATAGCCAAAGCAGGGAAATAGGGCTGGCGGGGGCACATGGGTAACTTGGTCCTGGAGCATTGGAGAAGGAGCATACCACAAGGAAACCAACACGGTCAGTCAAAACCAAATCTAGATAATCATCATGCTACTTCTATGTTTTATGTCTGTTTTTGTCTGCTATCAAGTGTTCATGCAAGTGTTATCAAGTGTTCATCCATGTTAAGAGGGGTTGAATACGACTCAAATATTATTTTCGCGTTTTCTCTCCTGGCTGATCTTTTCCTGCACTTTCCATCTGATATTTATCAGCTTCTTACTCTAGCAGAGTTCCTTGCTTCCTGAAGGCCTCATAGCTCAGGTAGTGTTAAGGTTTTTAACCTAAAATCTTATTGCTCTACTCCTACATTTTTGTTTGATATACTAATTAATCTATGGATTCATTAATGTGTGAGTAAGATTTTATTTAATTATGACAACAAACGTGACATGCCATTACAATTTTGTTTATGCAAAAAAGTATGTTGCTTACAGTTTAGCCTTTGGTTTCAATTTGCACTTTATAGAATTATACTGGCAGAAAATAATAGTTCTCTTTTTCATAGCAGAACTATAGTAAACATCTGCCTGCCGCTGATTTTCTTAGCCAACTTTAAAAAATCTGGTTTACTAATTTTTTATGTGTACTCATGTTACCTTGGCAGATTACTGGGTTAACGAACAACTCATACTTTGATGGAGCACATGAGGTTCGACATTATGTCAGGAAGCATTCGAATCTTGGTCGTATTGTGCTTGAAGTTGCTAAGGTATATAATGAATGTCATGAAGGATTGTTTTCTCTTAATCCCATATTGTGTGAGATACTAAATATATGTCCTGAAAACAACTTACGTGCAGGACTCGCAAATCCCCCGCCAAGCAAACTGCTAGAAATCTTTTCAGAGGtggagatgatgaagatgataGTGCTGATGCCGACACAAATGATCCTGTTGTACCTTGGTACCTCCACTTTCTTCCCAGCCCTTTAGAGATGATATGACCATATTCGTTCGGCCATTTTCCCAACACTGGTCTATACCGCAGGTCGATGCATAAACAACTGCCTTAGAAAAACATAGTTTTAAAGGATAAAACTGAAGATTAGGAATGACAACTTAAACAGTCATCATAGCTAACAACTGAAGATGTAATTGTGTTGATCCAAACTGTTTTACATCTGATTAAATCTACAGAAAAATATTCTTCTTCTTTGGACGGGAGAGAGTGTATTTTGTAGTCACTCTAAGCTTACAACTGTCTTCGATCCATCACATTGAATTGTCGTTCAAGATTC
It encodes:
- the LOC100383861 gene encoding uncharacterized protein LOC100383861, which produces MLRSLLAPDRRPCSRGLGTGPNYLHGLRVRDNPISSRSPWKARPPPVILDSPRPRPRSTLLSPTIPTDSAPYHHPGSLERDPLSSLLQSPLPQPRSPPSLSILAHALHGRRGRDARVDLCRGCDALPGRLLPVLRAPCAALERHRAVHVLVVSPRLAHVVPPASTDHQAHSHCRPERIATNRCVQFYSTPASSRCASTRGRS